The Deinococcus malanensis sequence CCCCAGCAGCCCGGCGCCGCACCGAGTACGCCGCATGAGCCTGACCTGCCCGCTGCCAGGCCATGAGCGACATCTCAGGGTCCGCCACCACACCGTACGTGCGCAGCAGAGCGTCCAGATCCGGACGCATCCCGTACAGTTCGGCGTACACCGCCCCGCACACCAGCAGGCGGCCTGAGCGGGCCAGGCGATCAAGAGCCGCGGCCAGGCGGGACGCTGTGACCTCGGCATTCCAGAGGGCCAGCAGGACATTGGTGTCCAGGGAGACGCTGCTCAATGGTCATCCAGCAGGGTCACGTTCGGGTGTGCTGGCGCAGACCGCAGGGCGGCCGTGTCGTCGGGGTCGTGCCTGAGATCGTCTACACGCTGGCAGGCATCCTGGCCGGCGGGCAGAGGGTCAAGG is a genomic window containing:
- a CDS encoding type II toxin-antitoxin system VapC family toxin, giving the protein MSSVSLDTNVLLALWNAEVTASRLAAALDRLARSGRLLVCGAVYAELYGMRPDLDALLRTYGVVADPEMSLMAWQRAGQAHAAYSVRRRAAGGGMLRRILTDFLVGAHASAGGHQLLTLNVRDYGDFPEVPLLTVALPAPGPESSAGG